CTGGAAGAGGAAGAAGAGCAGAAAAAAGAAGAAAACAGGTAACCCATCCCCTAATGCAAATCCTGTTTTAGGGTCGTTTTACTAAAAACGGTCCTAAAACAGGATTCTGTAAAAAAGCCAGTTTCCCTTTCTAATAAGTTATAGGATTGTAGCGAAAGCAAAAGCCCCGGCTTCTGGTTTAACTCAGGAGCCGGGGCTTTTGCTTTCGTTTATAATAAGCGCTTAGAGCTCGAACAGGATACCGGCAATGGTAGCGGTCATCATACAGGCAATGGATGCGCCTAAGAGGGCTCTTAGGCCTAGCTTAGATAGGTTACCTTGCTGGTTAGGAGCCATGCCGCCAATACCGCCAATCTGGATGGCAATAGAACTGAAGTTAGAGAACCCGCAGAGAGCGTAGGTAGCCAAAATGATGGATTTAGGAGCGATGGTTCCTTCTGCTTTCATCTTAGCCAAATCAAGGTAAGCCACAAATTCGTTCACCGCGGTTTTCTGCCCTAAAAGGCTACCCACCTGCAAGGTGTCTTCCCAAGGGCTACCCATTAAAAAGGCGAATACCCTAAAGATCTGCCCTAAGATGTACTGGAAGTTAAGTCCTTCAAACCGACCACCGGTAGAGCTTACGATCATCTCGTTTAAGCCGGAGTAAGAACCCATGCTCATCAAAATAGAATTCAATAGGGCAATCACGGCAATAAAGGCTAAAAGCATACCACCCACGTTCAAGGCCAGTTTCAGTCCATCGGCGGCGCCGGTAGACATGGCGTCAATGATGTTCACGCCCAAAGACTCTTTGTTTACTTCCAGTTCGGTGTTGATCTTATCTCCTTCAGTTTCTGGTACCAGAATCTTGGCCATGACAATACCCGCCGGGGCGTTCATGATAGAGGCCGTTAAGAGGTGGGCCGCAAAAATAGCCTGCTGCACAGGGTCACCGCCGCCCAGGAACGCTACGTAAGCTGCCAGTACGCCACCTGCCAGCGTAGCCATACCCCCCGTCATAAGACACATGAGCTCAGACTTGGTCATGTTCTGGATGAAGGGCCTTACCAATAAAGGAGCCTCTGTCTGGCCCAGGAAGATGTTACCGGCCGCTGAAAGGCTTTCCGCGCCAGACAGCCGCATGCCTTTAGACATGACCCAGGCAATCCCAAACACAATCTTCTGCAAAACGCCCAGGTAATAAAGGCCCGCGGTTACGGTAGAAAAGAAGATGATGGTGGGTAATACGTTAAAGGCGAAAATGAAGCCAATTCCGGTCTTGGAACCCGGGTTGGCCAATTCCCCGAAAAGGAAGGAAGACCCTGCGCTGGAGAAGCTCAACAGTTTCACAAAGCCTTCACTCACGGCCTCAAAACCGGCTTTTATAAATCCTACTTCCGTTACCAGCACCCCAAAGATGATCTGGATGAGGACACCTACTCCCACCAGTTTCCAACTAATGGCCTTGCGGTTGGTGGAGAAGAGAATGGCAATACCAATAAGAACAAAATAGCCGATGGCTCCCTGAAGAACAGATAACATAGAGGTCAAATATCGCCAAAAATAAGCCAAATTATGGTCATAAAAAAAAGTCTTGAGCCAGGCCCAAGACTTTTTCTTTGTATGCTTTAAAAAGGCTAATTCCGTTTGTTCAATTCATCCCGGATCTTGGCCGCTCTTTCATAATCTTCTTTCTCCAGCGCCTCATTCAGCATCTTATTAAGCTCTTCCACAGAAACCTCTGTAATGTTGCTCTTGCCGGCAGATGGGGTAGACGCGCTGGGCGTGGAAGTGGATGAGGTAGGGATTTCGTCGGTTTCCTCTTCCTCCTCCTCCTCGTCCATGTCGCTCAGGATAATGCCTGCCTCAGATAGAACGGATTCAACGGTATAGATAGGAACCCCAAAACGCAGGCCAATGGCAATGGCATCTGAGGGGCGGGCATCCAGCTCAAACTCCTTCTCGCCATCAGTGCAGACAATCTTGGAGAAAAACACGCCTTCTTTCAGGTCTGAGATCATAATCTCTTGCACGCTTACGTCCATTTGCTGGGCAAAAGACTTAAAAAGGTCATGGGTCAGCGGCCGGGTAGGATTAATCTTCTCAATCTGAATGGCAATGGATTGTGCCTCAAACATCCCAATAATGATGGGCAAACGCCGGGTACCGTCCTTCTCCCCTAATACCAGGGCAAAAGAACCGGACTGCGACTGGCTTGATGACAAACCCAAAATCTCTAGCTCAATTTTCTTCACAGTTTCTCTCGTCTTTGTCTATAAAGCTTTGGCAGCTTCTATCAATTTAGGAACAATCTCCAGGGCATCTCCTACAATACCGTAATCTGCGGCTTTAAAGAAGGGTGCTTCCGGATCTTTATTGATAACGACAATTACTTTAGAAGAGTTAACCCCTGCCAGGTGCTGGATGGCCCCAGAGATACCCACGGCAATGTATAAATTAGGGCTAACGGTGATACCGGTCTGGCCAACGTGCTCATGGTGAGGTCTCCAGCCCACGTCTGCCACCGGTTTGGAGCAGGCGGTGGCGGCACCTAAAGTTTTAGCTAATTCTTCAATCAAATGCCAGTTTTCAGGCCCTTTCAGGCCTCTTCCGCCTGAAACTACCACTTCGGCCTCGGTTAACAGGATGTCTCCGGACTGTTTAATGGTTTCTTTGGGGGCGGCCACGAAGTCTGCGTCAGAAAGGTCAGCCGAGAAATTCTCTACCGTGGCGGTGGCCCCGGCAGTGGTGTCAAATTCCAGCGCGTTTTTCTTTACCGCAATTATTTTTTTGTCTGAAGTCAGTTCTACCTCAGAGAACGCCTTCCCGGAGAATACCCCGCGGCGTACGGTAAAGGTAGATCCGTTGATCTGGGGCAGAGACACCACATTGGTAGCCAGGCTGGCGATTAGTTTAACGGCCAGGCGGCTGCCAATGGCGGCGCCGATGTTGGAGTTAGACAGCACAATCACGCTGGAGTTTTCCTGCTCGGCGGCTTTGGCAATCACTTTCACATAGGCCGCGCCCACAAAATCATGAAGACGCTTGTCATTGTCTAACAACACTTTAGTAATCCCCTGCTCACCCAGGCCTTTAAGGGCATCTGGCTGCACATCACCAATGGCAACGGCCGTGGCCGTGGTACCCAGGTCAGCGGCTACTTTGCTCCCGTACGAAGCGGCTTCCAAAGAAGACTTTTTCACTTCGCCGTTCGCGCATTCTATTACAACTAATACGGACATGCTTATAGAACTTTAGCTTCGTTACGTAATAATTTAATCAGCTCACCGGCATTCTCGGCAGGAATCATCTTCACGCCAGACTTGGCCGGCGGAAGTTCATACTTCTGCACGCTGGTTTTGGCTTCCTGGCCCACCGGCTCCACTACCTGCAAAGGCTTGGTGCGAGCGGTCATGATGCCGCGCATGTTAGGGATGCGGGGCTCAGACATAGGCTGCTGGGCACTGGCCACCAAGGGCAGCGCCACTTCTATGATTTCCTTTCCGCCTTCAATCTCGCGCTCCAGGGTGGCGGTAGAACCGTTCACGTCCAGCTTCATGGCCGGCGCAATGGTGGGAATTCCCATCAGTTCGCCCACCATGCCATGTACCTGGAAACCGTTGTAGTCAATGGACTCGCGGCCCATTAAAATAAGGTCATACCCGCCTTCTTTAGCGTAGTGCGCAATCTGCTGCGCCACCAAAAAGGCATCGGTGGGTTTAATATTTACTCGTATGGCATCATCGGCGCCAATGGCCAACGCTTTTCTGATGTTTGGCTCCGTATCTGCCTCCCCTACATTCAACACCGTCACCGTTCCACCCTGGGCTTCTTTGAGCTCAATGGCGCGGGTCAAGGCATACTCGTCATACGGATTTATCACAAACTGTACCCCGGCCGTGTTAAACGATTTACCGTCAGGGGTAAAGGTTATTTTAGTGGTGGTATCAGGAACGTTGCTAATGCAAACTAAGATCTTCATTTGACTTAGGGTTAGCGGATTTAAGTTAATTTTGTGGGCAATTTAAAGAATAATTCATCAAATGGAAACGACTAACAGCAGATTGACGCAACTCCTGGCCTTCTATGAGCAGGATCCTACAGATCCGTTCACCATATACGCCATAGCCACGGAATACCGCCCTAACAACGTTGAGAAAGCCCGTTTTTTTTACGAGAAACTGTTAGCCGAACATCCTGAGTATGTAGGTACTTATTACCACGCGGCCAGCCTCTACCTGCAGTTAGAGGAACCGGAACTCGCCAAGCAAGCTTACCACAAAGGCATGCAGGTAAGCCGGCAACAAGGCCAGCTCCACGCCTTTTCTGAGTTGCAGCAAGCCTACAACCAGATGATGGGTTTAGACTACGAAGATGACTAAAATTTAGTTGGCATGCATACTACTTTGGCTGTTTTTTGCCTGTTTCATGCAAAACGGGCTTAAAATGGCTTTAGATAGCTTTTTAAGGAGGGGTATTTTTTGACGGACCTGGTGCCTTTCAAGGTTTTGCCTCTGAGACGGCTTCCATTTAGATAAGTATGCGTGACTGAAATAAGCCAACCAGAAGCAAAAGACAGAAGGATTGTCACTTACAGCTTCTGCACTTGTAACTTCTCGCACACTGTCTGGCTAAGGGATTGAGCGGTATGACCCAGGTATTTAACGACCATACTGCCGTCAAAGGCTTCCACAGACACAATCTCCAGGTTCACGCCCAGGCTCAGCTGTTTGCTGTTCAGGTATTTGAGAAACTCCGTGGAGGAATTGGCCAGGGCCTCTAACCGTACCTGCTCTCCTGCCTGACAGGTGCTCAGCTTAAGTAGCGGCTTGCGGTCCACTTGCCCGTTTTTATCTGGGATAGGCGAGCCATGGGGATCTACCGTAGGGTGCCCCATCAAGTCATCCATTTTGTCAAAGAAGGCCCAGGAGGTAATGTGCTCCACCTGCTCGGCGATCTCATGCACTTCTTCCCAGCCAAAACCCATTTTCTCCACCAGGTACATTTCGGTGAGCCGATGTTTCCGGATAATGAGGGCGGCCTCTTTGCGGCCTTTGGCGGTTAAGACCAACGGGCGGTATTTCTCATAGACCACCAAGTCTTTGGCATGCAGCTTTTTCACCATGCTGTTCACCGTAGGGGTACTCACCTCCAGCAAGATGCCCAAATCAGAGATATTCACCTCACTGGCCTCGTTGGCCAGGGTGAACAGGGCTTTCAGATAATTTTCCTCGGTGTGGGTGACCATTAGCGGTGACGGATTAAAAACAAATATATACAATCCCGTTTAAAAATAAAGTTAGAGTATTCTAACTTATTAGTTTCATAGCTCGTACTTATTCTACAACTTTGGATTTGCGTATGGCTATGAAATATTTACTTCTCCTTTTTATCTCTTCCTCCGTTTTTGCACAAACTGCTAACCTGTCCGGGACCATCACCCACCAGGGCCAACCAATCGCTTTTGCCACCGTGGCCCTCCAGGGAACTTCCTTGGGTTCTTCCTCTAATGACAAAGGCTTTTATCAAATCCAGAATATCCCCGAAGGGAAATACCAGGTAACGGTGTCAGCCCTTGGTTATGTCTCTCAACAAAGATCCGTAACTCTGAAAAGTGGGGAGAAGGTGGAAATGCATTTCCAGTTGAGGGAAGCCACCGCGGCTTTAAAAGAAGTGGTCATTTCCGGCACCATGAAAGAAGTCACCAAATTGGAGAGCCCGGTGCCAGTAGAAGTGTATACCGCTAAGTTCTTCCAGGCAAACCCCGCCCCTTCCTTATTTGAGTCTATGCAGCACGTGAATGGGGTCCGGCCGCAGCTTAATTGCAACGTCTGTAACACCGGCGACATCCATATTAACGGCTTAGAAGGACCCTACACCATGGTGCTGCTGGACGGTATGCCCATAGTGAGCGGGCTCTCCACGGTATATGGGTTGACAGGTATTCCGCAGGCACTATTGCAACGGGTGGAAGTAGTAAAAGGCCCCGCCTCTACGCTCTATGGCTCAGAGGCCGTGGGAGGCCTGATCAACATCATCACCAAAAAGCCCGAAACCGCCCCTCTATTCTCGGCAGACGTGTTCACCACCACCTGGGGTGAAGTGAACGCCGATTTGGGTCTGAAGACGAAAGTGGGTCAAAAAGCGAACTCCTTGCTGGGCGTCAGTTATTTCAACTACCAGAATCCCATTGACAACAACAAAGACGGTTTCACCGATGTGACCTTGCAGCACCGCATTTCATTATTCAACAAATGGACCTTTAACAGGAAAGAAGACCGGACCTTCTCGGTGGCAGGGCGTTACGTGTATGAAGACCGGTGGGGCGGACAAATGAACTGGACCCCGGCCTTTAGAGGAGGCGACAGCATTTACGGGGAGAGTATTTACACCAAGCGCTGGGAACTGTTCGGGGTGTACCAGTTGCCGGTGAAAGAGACAATTAATTTCCAGTTCAGCACCAACGGGCATGACCAGAATTCGGTGTACGGGCAGACTGTTTTCCTGGCCAGCCAGTACATTGGGTTCGGGCAACTGACCTGGCAAAAATCGCTGGGCGCCCGGCATGATCTGCTGGCCGGTTCTGCCCTGCGGTATACGTATTATGATGACAATACCCCCGCCACTGCCAAACCAGGGGTAACTCCAGAAAACCAGCCCACCCATACCCTCTTGCCCGGTGTTTTCCTGCAGGATGAAGTGGCCCTGAACGACCAGAACAAGGTGTTGTTGGGGCTGCGGTATGACTACAATTCCCGGCATGGCTCTATCTTCACCCCGCGCCTGAACTACAAATGGACCTCTGCAGACCGTCTGCACACGCTTCGCCTTAGCGCCGGCAACGGCTACCGGGTGGCCCACGTGTTCACCGAAGACCACGCGGCCCTCACTGGCGCCCGCGAGGTGGTTTTTGAGCAGGAGCTTCGGCCCGAGACCTCCTGGAACGTGAACCTCAATTACGTGCGGGAGATCTACACCTCCAAGGATAATTTCATAGCCCTGGATGGCAGCATTTTCTATACCCGCTTCAATAACCGCATCTTGCCCGATTATGATACCAACCCCAACCAGATCATTTACCGCAACCTGGCCGGCACCGCCGTCTCCAAAGGCATCTCCCTTAACCTGGACATGACCTGGACAAACGGGTTGAAAATACTGGCCGGTGGTACGGTGATGGAGGTGTATAAAAAGGAGAACGGCGAAAAAACCAGGCAACTCCTCACGGAGAAAGTATCTGGGGTCTGGAACATTGGCTATGCCTTCGGGAAATCTGGGTTTTCAATAGATTATACGGGTAATGTGTACGGCCCCATGGCGCTACCGCTCTTAAGCCCACTTGATGACCGGGCGGCCATCTCTCCCTGGTGGAGCATACAGAACCTGCAGCTTACCAAGCGCTATAAAAGCGGCTGGGAATTTTATGGTGGGGTGAAAAACCTGCTCAACTACACCCCGCCGGCCAACAGCATTGCCCGCGCCTTTGACCCCTTTGACAAGAAAGTGAAATTCAATGCCCAGGGACAGGCCATGGCCACCCCTGATAACCCTCAGGCCCTTACCTTTGACCCCACCTACGTCTTTGCGCCTAACCAAGGCATCAGAGGGTTTCTAGGCCTGAGGTATACTTTCCAGTAAAAGCCACCTACTGGAAACGGCAAATTTTACCCGTATCTTTCGGGCCTGAAGTGAACGTCAATTTCTTTTGCAGCCTAATGCAGCGGTTAAGAAGTTTGGTTCTTCAGGTTTACAGCTGCCTTTTCCAAAGCTTCGTCTACTGGTTTAAAGGTAAGCCTATGCACAGGTATTGAAATAATATGAAGGAATATTCCCCTGAAATAAGGACTGTAAATGTAACCCGGTACGTCACGCCGCTGCGCGAAGGGGGCTCTTTGCCCGCCATTGTAGAGGCCGACGATGATTTCCTGTACGTGCTCAAATTCAGGGGCGCAGGCCAGGGAATAAAAGCCCTCATAGCCGAACTGATTGCCGGGGAATTGGCCCGGGCGCTTGGTTTACGCGTACCGGAGATCGTATTCGCCCACTTATCTGAAGCCTTTGGGCGCACCGAGCCAGACGAGGAGATCCAGGATTTGTTGCGGTTTAGCGAAGGCCTGAACCTGGGGCTGCATTTCCTGTCCGGTGCCATTACCTTTGATGCCCTGGTGACCACGGTAGACCCTACCTTAGCCTCGCAGATTGTGTGGCTGGACTGCCTGATCACCAACGTGGACCGTACCGCCCGCAACACCAACATGCTCATGTGGCACAAGGAACTGTGGCTCATTGACCACGGCGCCGCCTTTTATTTCCACCATAACTGGCCCAACATTGAGGAGCAGGCCAAGCGGCCGTTTCTACAGATCAAAGACCACGTGTTGCTGCCTAAGGCCAGCGAACTGGAAGCCGTAGACGCCGCCTATAAGAAAATCCTCGCCCCGGAATTGCTCCACCAGATTGTGGCCCTTATCCCAGACGACTGGCTGGTGCACGACTCCCCTTTTGCTACCGCTCAGGAACACCGCCAGGCTTACGTTCAGTTTTTAGAGACGCGCCTGACCCACTCAGAAGTTTTTGTCAAAGAAGCACAGCATGCAAGAAAAGGACTTGTTTGAGTACGCCGTTTTACGGGTGGTACCAAGGGTTGAACGGGAGGAGTTCATGAACGTAGGTGTTGTGCTGTTTTGCGCGGCGCAGGGTTTTCTGCAGGTGAGAATCACCCTGAACGAAGACCGCCTCAAAGCTTTCTCCGCTGATCTGGATTGTGGCGAAGTGCGTAAACGCCTCAAGGCATTTGAACAAATCTGCGCCGGCCGCAAAGAGGGTGGCACCATTGGCCAGTTCGCCATTGCCTCCCGGTTCCGGTGGCTCACCTCTACTCGCAGCACCATACTGCAGATTTCAGCCGTGCACCCCGGGCTCACCGCAAATGCCGCAGAAACTTTAGAGCACCTGCACACCCAGCTGGTGCTGTAACAGTTTTTGCCAAATTCTATGAGAAGCGTGCCTCAAGCCATAGCTGTTTTAAGCCTGTTTTACAGAAAACAGGCCTAAAACAGGACCTTGTATAAGTGTGAATGGCTTTTTTATTAAACAAAAGGTAGCTTTGGCGAAAACCAATTTCCTTACCCCAGATATTCCAACCATGGAAGTAAAAGATAGCAACGGCACCCTCCTGCAGGAAGGAGATTCAGTAACCGTCATCAAAGATTTAAAAGTAAAAGGTTCTTCTACCGTGATCAAGAGAGGCACCATTGTCAAGAAAATCCGCCTGACAGAGGATGAGGGGGAAATTGAGGGAAAGGTGGAGAAGACGACCATGGTATTGAAGACCATGTTTTTGAAGAAAGTGTAGATATTTAAATCATAGGAGCGCTAAAAGAGAAGTCTCCCGTTTTGGGCCTGTTTTTTAGAAAACAGGCCCAAAACGGGAGACTTCTCTTTATGGGTTTATTCTCAACAGAACCTTATTTCCCAAAGAGCTTATAGCCTAAACTCACGATCACCTGGTTATTTTTAATATCCGCAGAGCCTGCGTTGGCGTCATTGTAGGAACGTTTCAGGCTCTCATACCGAACATCGGCGGTGAACCGGGAGATATCTATGCCGCCCCCCACCTGGTAGCCCCATTCTGAATTTTCCAGGTACTGGTCAATTTTATCGTCCCCAATATCCCCGTCTAACAAAACAGAGGCTACTGGTCCGCCATAGGCCCGGAAGAAAGCCAACTTATAGCCTACCAGCAGCGGGACATCTAAATGCGTGAACCCTAATTTCTCAACAATGGTACCTTGCTGGGTGTCATCATATTTTATTTCTCCCCCAGATTTGGAGAGCAGCACCTCGGGCTGTAACATAAAGCCCAACACATTGGCCCGCACAAAAATACCGGCGTGGTACCCCTTTATATCGCCCCCTTCCTTAAACTTTTGGAAGGAGCCTTGCGGGTCTTTTATATCTATGTTAGATGAGCTCATGCCC
This Rufibacter radiotolerans DNA region includes the following protein-coding sequences:
- a CDS encoding NupC/NupG family nucleoside CNT transporter, which translates into the protein MLSVLQGAIGYFVLIGIAILFSTNRKAISWKLVGVGVLIQIIFGVLVTEVGFIKAGFEAVSEGFVKLLSFSSAGSSFLFGELANPGSKTGIGFIFAFNVLPTIIFFSTVTAGLYYLGVLQKIVFGIAWVMSKGMRLSGAESLSAAGNIFLGQTEAPLLVRPFIQNMTKSELMCLMTGGMATLAGGVLAAYVAFLGGGDPVQQAIFAAHLLTASIMNAPAGIVMAKILVPETEGDKINTELEVNKESLGVNIIDAMSTGAADGLKLALNVGGMLLAFIAVIALLNSILMSMGSYSGLNEMIVSSTGGRFEGLNFQYILGQIFRVFAFLMGSPWEDTLQVGSLLGQKTAVNEFVAYLDLAKMKAEGTIAPKSIILATYALCGFSNFSSIAIQIGGIGGMAPNQQGNLSKLGLRALLGASIACMMTATIAGILFEL
- a CDS encoding bifunctional nuclease family protein, with the protein product MKKIELEILGLSSSQSQSGSFALVLGEKDGTRRLPIIIGMFEAQSIAIQIEKINPTRPLTHDLFKSFAQQMDVSVQEIMISDLKEGVFFSKIVCTDGEKEFELDARPSDAIAIGLRFGVPIYTVESVLSEAGIILSDMDEEEEEEETDEIPTSSTSTPSASTPSAGKSNITEVSVEELNKMLNEALEKEDYERAAKIRDELNKRN
- a CDS encoding electron transfer flavoprotein subunit alpha/FixB family protein, with amino-acid sequence MSVLVVIECANGEVKKSSLEAASYGSKVAADLGTTATAVAIGDVQPDALKGLGEQGITKVLLDNDKRLHDFVGAAYVKVIAKAAEQENSSVIVLSNSNIGAAIGSRLAVKLIASLATNVVSLPQINGSTFTVRRGVFSGKAFSEVELTSDKKIIAVKKNALEFDTTAGATATVENFSADLSDADFVAAPKETIKQSGDILLTEAEVVVSGGRGLKGPENWHLIEELAKTLGAATACSKPVADVGWRPHHEHVGQTGITVSPNLYIAVGISGAIQHLAGVNSSKVIVVINKDPEAPFFKAADYGIVGDALEIVPKLIEAAKAL
- a CDS encoding electron transfer flavoprotein subunit beta/FixA family protein — encoded protein: MKILVCISNVPDTTTKITFTPDGKSFNTAGVQFVINPYDEYALTRAIELKEAQGGTVTVLNVGEADTEPNIRKALAIGADDAIRVNIKPTDAFLVAQQIAHYAKEGGYDLILMGRESIDYNGFQVHGMVGELMGIPTIAPAMKLDVNGSTATLEREIEGGKEIIEVALPLVASAQQPMSEPRIPNMRGIMTARTKPLQVVEPVGQEAKTSVQKYELPPAKSGVKMIPAENAGELIKLLRNEAKVL
- a CDS encoding tetratricopeptide repeat protein, which gives rise to METTNSRLTQLLAFYEQDPTDPFTIYAIATEYRPNNVEKARFFYEKLLAEHPEYVGTYYHAASLYLQLEEPELAKQAYHKGMQVSRQQGQLHAFSELQQAYNQMMGLDYEDD
- a CDS encoding metal-dependent transcriptional regulator, with protein sequence MVTHTEENYLKALFTLANEASEVNISDLGILLEVSTPTVNSMVKKLHAKDLVVYEKYRPLVLTAKGRKEAALIIRKHRLTEMYLVEKMGFGWEEVHEIAEQVEHITSWAFFDKMDDLMGHPTVDPHGSPIPDKNGQVDRKPLLKLSTCQAGEQVRLEALANSSTEFLKYLNSKQLSLGVNLEIVSVEAFDGSMVVKYLGHTAQSLSQTVCEKLQVQKL
- a CDS encoding TonB-dependent receptor, whose translation is MAMKYLLLLFISSSVFAQTANLSGTITHQGQPIAFATVALQGTSLGSSSNDKGFYQIQNIPEGKYQVTVSALGYVSQQRSVTLKSGEKVEMHFQLREATAALKEVVISGTMKEVTKLESPVPVEVYTAKFFQANPAPSLFESMQHVNGVRPQLNCNVCNTGDIHINGLEGPYTMVLLDGMPIVSGLSTVYGLTGIPQALLQRVEVVKGPASTLYGSEAVGGLINIITKKPETAPLFSADVFTTTWGEVNADLGLKTKVGQKANSLLGVSYFNYQNPIDNNKDGFTDVTLQHRISLFNKWTFNRKEDRTFSVAGRYVYEDRWGGQMNWTPAFRGGDSIYGESIYTKRWELFGVYQLPVKETINFQFSTNGHDQNSVYGQTVFLASQYIGFGQLTWQKSLGARHDLLAGSALRYTYYDDNTPATAKPGVTPENQPTHTLLPGVFLQDEVALNDQNKVLLGLRYDYNSRHGSIFTPRLNYKWTSADRLHTLRLSAGNGYRVAHVFTEDHAALTGAREVVFEQELRPETSWNVNLNYVREIYTSKDNFIALDGSIFYTRFNNRILPDYDTNPNQIIYRNLAGTAVSKGISLNLDMTWTNGLKILAGGTVMEVYKKENGEKTRQLLTEKVSGVWNIGYAFGKSGFSIDYTGNVYGPMALPLLSPLDDRAAISPWWSIQNLQLTKRYKSGWEFYGGVKNLLNYTPPANSIARAFDPFDKKVKFNAQGQAMATPDNPQALTFDPTYVFAPNQGIRGFLGLRYTFQ
- a CDS encoding HipA family kinase is translated as MKEYSPEIRTVNVTRYVTPLREGGSLPAIVEADDDFLYVLKFRGAGQGIKALIAELIAGELARALGLRVPEIVFAHLSEAFGRTEPDEEIQDLLRFSEGLNLGLHFLSGAITFDALVTTVDPTLASQIVWLDCLITNVDRTARNTNMLMWHKELWLIDHGAAFYFHHNWPNIEEQAKRPFLQIKDHVLLPKASELEAVDAAYKKILAPELLHQIVALIPDDWLVHDSPFATAQEHRQAYVQFLETRLTHSEVFVKEAQHARKGLV
- a CDS encoding DUF3037 domain-containing protein; protein product: MQEKDLFEYAVLRVVPRVEREEFMNVGVVLFCAAQGFLQVRITLNEDRLKAFSADLDCGEVRKRLKAFEQICAGRKEGGTIGQFAIASRFRWLTSTRSTILQISAVHPGLTANAAETLEHLHTQLVL
- a CDS encoding alkylphosphonate utilization protein, translated to MEVKDSNGTLLQEGDSVTVIKDLKVKGSSTVIKRGTIVKKIRLTEDEGEIEGKVEKTTMVLKTMFLKKV
- a CDS encoding outer membrane beta-barrel protein, encoding MKKSILFSVVFLLMGFLAQAQVSLGIKGGMSSSNIDIKDPQGSFQKFKEGGDIKGYHAGIFVRANVLGFMLQPEVLLSKSGGEIKYDDTQQGTIVEKLGFTHLDVPLLVGYKLAFFRAYGGPVASVLLDGDIGDDKIDQYLENSEWGYQVGGGIDISRFTADVRYESLKRSYNDANAGSADIKNNQVIVSLGYKLFGK